A section of the Pseudophryne corroboree isolate aPseCor3 chromosome 11, aPseCor3.hap2, whole genome shotgun sequence genome encodes:
- the ANO5 gene encoding anoctamin-5 isoform X2, with protein MLRSGKKEEETLIEMSAATDDDISVLTEIRTPDTEGEDLSGPLYEINSNAESEPPCNSEGLSSTESSFLITNHQRKWRKHGLFLKRRLRIDKHHQSKDSVFFRDGVRRIDFVLSYLDEPQMEKKAERRKQFELNLQKAGLELETEDKKESENGKIYFVKIHAPWEVLSTYAEVLNIKVPIKENDLDDKAGNPLNYVLKLFRLPDKVMNPEPDYFTAPFSKQRQELFLIHDENTFFSPATRNRIVYYILSRCPYGTSEDKRKFGLKRLLSNGTYNAAFPLHDCQYWKKSPEEKCDNERYTLYSHWARFGKFYKEQPLDLIRKYYGEKIGIYFAWLGFYTEMLFYAAVVGFLCFLYGLVTMDNSNSSKEICDKDIGGQIIMCPLCDQRCEFWRLNSTCEPSQYSHLFDNVATLFFAIFMGIWVTLFLEFWKRRQARLEYEWDLVDFEEEQQQLQLRPEYEAKCTQKKKNPVTQELEPYLPVTSKVARFCFSGTTVLFWITLIIASMIAVIVYRLAVYAAFASVMENNDTLEPISGLLTPQLATSVTASCLNFIMIMILNFLYERVAIWITDMEIPRTHLEYENRLTMKMFLFQFVNYYSSCFYVAFFKGKFVGFPGEYTYMFSRWRNEECDPAGCLIELTTQLTIVMAGKQIWGNIQEALVPWMMNWWRRRKTTHSPENLYSRWEQDYDMQVFGPLGLFYEYLEMVIQFGFITLFVASFPLAPLLALLNNILEIRVDSWKLTTQFRRPFAAKAHSIGVWQEILNAVAILSVVTNAFIVAFTSDMIPRLVYYYAYSESGDSGYISSSLSVFDISDFNNISMPLENIMNVTFCRYRDYRYPPDHEKRYLHTMQFWHILAAKMAFIIIMEHVVFLVKFFVAWLIPDVPSEVKARVKREKYLTQKILHEYELYKLKQKLSERDHCIAVTKEIIATEGKVQLSAAM; from the exons GGCCTGAGCAGCACAGAAAGTTCCTTTCTCATCACCAACCACCAGAGG AAATGGCGCAAGCACGGCCTCTTCCTGAAGCGTCGTCTACGG ATAGATAAACACCACCAGAGTAAGGACTCCGTCTTCTTCCGCGATGGGGTCCGGAGAATCGATTTTGTGCTCTCCTATCTGGATGAACCACAGATGGAGAAGAAAGCG GAGAGGAGGAAACAGTTTGAATTAAATCTGCAGAAGGCCGGGCTGGAGCTAGAGACTGAGGACAAGAAG GAATCTGAAAATGGAAAAATCTATTTTGTTAAAATCCACGCACCCTGGGAGGTCCTCTCCACCTACGCGGAGGTGCTGAACATTAAGGTGCCCATTAAGGAGAATGACCTGGACGACAAAGCTGGCAACCCTTTGAATTACGTGTTGAAGCTCTTCAGACTGCCGGACAAAGTCATGAACCCGGAGCCGGACTATTTCACCGCCCCATTCAGCAAGCAGCGACAGGAGCTGTTCCTCATCCATGATGAGAACACGTTCTTCTCCCCGGCCACCAGGAACAGGATA GTGTATTACATCCTCTCCCGCTGCCCGTACGGAACATCAGAAGATAAGAGAAAGTTTGGACTGAAGAGGCTACTGAGCAACGGGACTTACAACGCCGCCTTTCCACTCCATGAT TGTCAGTACTGGAAGAAGTCTCCGGAGGAGAAGTGCGACAATGAGCGTTACACCCTGTACAGTCATTGGGCCAGGTTTGGCAAGTTTTACAAAGAGCAGCCTCTGGACCTCATTAG GAAATATTACGGAGAGAAGATCGGAATCTATTTTGCCTGGCTGGGTTTCTACACGGAAATGTTATTTTATGCTGCGGTTGTGGGATTTTTATGCTTCCTTTATGGCTTGGTAACCATGGATAACAGTAACAGTAG TAAAGAAATCTGTGATAAGGACATTGGCGGTCAGATTATCATGTGTCCTTTATGCGATCAGAGATGTGAGTTCTGGAGGCTAAACTCCACCTGTGAACCCTCGCAg TATTCTCATTTGTTTGACAATGTGGCGACGCTTTTCTTTGCAATATTCATGGGAATATGGG TAACTTTGTTCCTGGAGTTTTGGAAGCGGAGACAGGCCAGGCTGGAGTACGAATGGGACTTGGTGGATTTTGAAGAAGAACAGCAACAACTTCAGCTAAGACCGGAATATGAAGCCAAATGTACTCAGAAGAAAAAAAATCCAGTCACTCAG GAGCTGGAGCCTTACCTGCCCGTAACTAGCAAGGTAGCACGGTTCTGCTTCTCTGGAACCACGGTGCTCTTCTGG atcaccctgatcatagccagcatGATCGCGGTTATAGTGTATCGGCTGGCCGTCTATGCTGCGTTCGCCAGCGTCATGGAGAACAACGACACGCTGGAACCCATCAGCGGATTGCTGACCCCGCAGCTGGCCACCTCAGTGACAGCGTCCTGTCTGAACTTTATCATGATCATGATCCTGAACTTCCTGTATGAACGCGTGGCGATCTGGATTACCGACATGG AAATCCCCAGGACGCACCTGGAGTACGAGAACCGCCTCACCATGAAAATGTTCCTCTTCCAGTTTGTCAACTACTATTCGTCGTGTTTCTACGTGGCGTTCTTCAAGGGCAAGTTTGTGGGTTTCCCCGGAGAATACACCTATATGTTCAGCCGCTGGCGCAATGAGGAG TGCGATCCGGCCGGCTGTCTGATAGAACTCACCACTCAGCTCACTATCGTCATGGCTGGAAAGCAGATCTGGGGGAATATTCAAGAGGCCCTTGTTCC GTGGATGATGAACTGGTGGAGGAGACGGAAAACCACTCACAGCCCAGAGAATTTATACAGCCGCTGGGAGCAGGACTACGACATGCAGGTGTTTGGTCCTCTGGGCCTCTTCTACGAATACCTTGAAATGG TAATTCAGTTTGGGTTCATCACGTTGTTCGTGGCGTCTTTCCCGCTGGCGCCGCTTCTCGCTCTGCTCAACAACATCCTGGAAATCCGCGTTGACTCCTGGAAACTGACCACGCAGTTCAGGCGCCCGTTTGCGGCCAAAGCCCACAGCATCGGGGTGTGGCAGGAGATCCTGAACGCAGTGGCCATTCTGTCCGTGGTGACGAAT GCTTTTATTGTCGCCTTTACTTCCGACATGATCCCCCGCCTGGTGTACTATTACGCCTACTCGGAAAGCGGCGATTCGGGTTACATCAGCAGCAGTCTGTCCGTGTTTGACATCAGTGATTTCAATAACATCAGCATGCCGCTGGAGAATATAATGAATGTTACGTTTTGCAG GTACAGAGACTATCGTTATCCTCCCGACCACGAGAAGAGATACTTACACACCATGCAGTTCTGGCATATACTGGCTGCAAAAATGGCCTTTATAATAATTATGGAG CATGTGGTGTTTCTCGTCAAGTTCTTTGTGGCCTGGCTGATCCCCGACGTCCCGTCCGAAGTGAAGGCCAGAGTCAAACGAGAAAAGTATTTAACACAAAAGATCCTCCACGAGTATGAGCTGTACAAGCTGAAGCAGAAGCTGAGCGAGAGAGACCACTGCATCGCCGTGACCAAAGAAATCATTGCCACGGAGGGGAAGGTTCAGCTCTCCGCGGCCATGTAG
- the ANO5 gene encoding anoctamin-5 isoform X6, whose protein sequence is MLRSGKKEEETLIEMSAATDGEDLSGPLYEINSNAESEPPCNSEIDKHHQSKDSVFFRDGVRRIDFVLSYLDEPQMEKKAERRKQFELNLQKAGLELETEDKKESENGKIYFVKIHAPWEVLSTYAEVLNIKVPIKENDLDDKAGNPLNYVLKLFRLPDKVMNPEPDYFTAPFSKQRQELFLIHDENTFFSPATRNRIVYYILSRCPYGTSEDKRKFGLKRLLSNGTYNAAFPLHDCQYWKKSPEEKCDNERYTLYSHWARFGKFYKEQPLDLIRKYYGEKIGIYFAWLGFYTEMLFYAAVVGFLCFLYGLVTMDNSNSSKEICDKDIGGQIIMCPLCDQRCEFWRLNSTCEPSQYSHLFDNVATLFFAIFMGIWVTLFLEFWKRRQARLEYEWDLVDFEEEQQQLQLRPEYEAKCTQKKKNPVTQEIELVIKRSPANICGKIFLCWMTIVFWITLIIASMIAVIVYRLAVYAAFASVMENNDTLEPISGLLTPQLATSVTASCLNFIMIMILNFLYERVAIWITDMEIPRTHLEYENRLTMKMFLFQFVNYYSSCFYVAFFKGKFVGFPGEYTYMFSRWRNEECDPAGCLIELTTQLTIVMAGKQIWGNIQEALVPWMMNWWRRRKTTHSPENLYSRWEQDYDMQVFGPLGLFYEYLEMVIQFGFITLFVASFPLAPLLALLNNILEIRVDSWKLTTQFRRPFAAKAHSIGVWQEILNAVAILSVVTNAFIVAFTSDMIPRLVYYYAYSESGDSGYISSSLSVFDISDFNNISMPLENIMNVTFCRYRDYRYPPDHEKRYLHTMQFWHILAAKMAFIIIMEHVVFLVKFFVAWLIPDVPSEVKARVKREKYLTQKILHEYELYKLKQKLSERDHCIAVTKEIIATEGKVQLSAAM, encoded by the exons ATAGATAAACACCACCAGAGTAAGGACTCCGTCTTCTTCCGCGATGGGGTCCGGAGAATCGATTTTGTGCTCTCCTATCTGGATGAACCACAGATGGAGAAGAAAGCG GAGAGGAGGAAACAGTTTGAATTAAATCTGCAGAAGGCCGGGCTGGAGCTAGAGACTGAGGACAAGAAG GAATCTGAAAATGGAAAAATCTATTTTGTTAAAATCCACGCACCCTGGGAGGTCCTCTCCACCTACGCGGAGGTGCTGAACATTAAGGTGCCCATTAAGGAGAATGACCTGGACGACAAAGCTGGCAACCCTTTGAATTACGTGTTGAAGCTCTTCAGACTGCCGGACAAAGTCATGAACCCGGAGCCGGACTATTTCACCGCCCCATTCAGCAAGCAGCGACAGGAGCTGTTCCTCATCCATGATGAGAACACGTTCTTCTCCCCGGCCACCAGGAACAGGATA GTGTATTACATCCTCTCCCGCTGCCCGTACGGAACATCAGAAGATAAGAGAAAGTTTGGACTGAAGAGGCTACTGAGCAACGGGACTTACAACGCCGCCTTTCCACTCCATGAT TGTCAGTACTGGAAGAAGTCTCCGGAGGAGAAGTGCGACAATGAGCGTTACACCCTGTACAGTCATTGGGCCAGGTTTGGCAAGTTTTACAAAGAGCAGCCTCTGGACCTCATTAG GAAATATTACGGAGAGAAGATCGGAATCTATTTTGCCTGGCTGGGTTTCTACACGGAAATGTTATTTTATGCTGCGGTTGTGGGATTTTTATGCTTCCTTTATGGCTTGGTAACCATGGATAACAGTAACAGTAG TAAAGAAATCTGTGATAAGGACATTGGCGGTCAGATTATCATGTGTCCTTTATGCGATCAGAGATGTGAGTTCTGGAGGCTAAACTCCACCTGTGAACCCTCGCAg TATTCTCATTTGTTTGACAATGTGGCGACGCTTTTCTTTGCAATATTCATGGGAATATGGG TAACTTTGTTCCTGGAGTTTTGGAAGCGGAGACAGGCCAGGCTGGAGTACGAATGGGACTTGGTGGATTTTGAAGAAGAACAGCAACAACTTCAGCTAAGACCGGAATATGAAGCCAAATGTACTCAGAAGAAAAAAAATCCAGTCACTCAG GAGATAGAACTGGTCATAAAGCGAAGTCCTGCAAATATCTGTGGGAAGATATTTCTGTGCTGGATGACTATTGTGTTCTGG atcaccctgatcatagccagcatGATCGCGGTTATAGTGTATCGGCTGGCCGTCTATGCTGCGTTCGCCAGCGTCATGGAGAACAACGACACGCTGGAACCCATCAGCGGATTGCTGACCCCGCAGCTGGCCACCTCAGTGACAGCGTCCTGTCTGAACTTTATCATGATCATGATCCTGAACTTCCTGTATGAACGCGTGGCGATCTGGATTACCGACATGG AAATCCCCAGGACGCACCTGGAGTACGAGAACCGCCTCACCATGAAAATGTTCCTCTTCCAGTTTGTCAACTACTATTCGTCGTGTTTCTACGTGGCGTTCTTCAAGGGCAAGTTTGTGGGTTTCCCCGGAGAATACACCTATATGTTCAGCCGCTGGCGCAATGAGGAG TGCGATCCGGCCGGCTGTCTGATAGAACTCACCACTCAGCTCACTATCGTCATGGCTGGAAAGCAGATCTGGGGGAATATTCAAGAGGCCCTTGTTCC GTGGATGATGAACTGGTGGAGGAGACGGAAAACCACTCACAGCCCAGAGAATTTATACAGCCGCTGGGAGCAGGACTACGACATGCAGGTGTTTGGTCCTCTGGGCCTCTTCTACGAATACCTTGAAATGG TAATTCAGTTTGGGTTCATCACGTTGTTCGTGGCGTCTTTCCCGCTGGCGCCGCTTCTCGCTCTGCTCAACAACATCCTGGAAATCCGCGTTGACTCCTGGAAACTGACCACGCAGTTCAGGCGCCCGTTTGCGGCCAAAGCCCACAGCATCGGGGTGTGGCAGGAGATCCTGAACGCAGTGGCCATTCTGTCCGTGGTGACGAAT GCTTTTATTGTCGCCTTTACTTCCGACATGATCCCCCGCCTGGTGTACTATTACGCCTACTCGGAAAGCGGCGATTCGGGTTACATCAGCAGCAGTCTGTCCGTGTTTGACATCAGTGATTTCAATAACATCAGCATGCCGCTGGAGAATATAATGAATGTTACGTTTTGCAG GTACAGAGACTATCGTTATCCTCCCGACCACGAGAAGAGATACTTACACACCATGCAGTTCTGGCATATACTGGCTGCAAAAATGGCCTTTATAATAATTATGGAG CATGTGGTGTTTCTCGTCAAGTTCTTTGTGGCCTGGCTGATCCCCGACGTCCCGTCCGAAGTGAAGGCCAGAGTCAAACGAGAAAAGTATTTAACACAAAAGATCCTCCACGAGTATGAGCTGTACAAGCTGAAGCAGAAGCTGAGCGAGAGAGACCACTGCATCGCCGTGACCAAAGAAATCATTGCCACGGAGGGGAAGGTTCAGCTCTCCGCGGCCATGTAG
- the ANO5 gene encoding anoctamin-5 isoform X1: MLRSGKKEEETLIEMSAATDDDISVLTEIRTPDTEGEDLSGPLYEINSNAESEPPCNSEGLSSTESSFLITNHQRKWRKHGLFLKRRLRIDKHHQSKDSVFFRDGVRRIDFVLSYLDEPQMEKKAERRKQFELNLQKAGLELETEDKKESENGKIYFVKIHAPWEVLSTYAEVLNIKVPIKENDLDDKAGNPLNYVLKLFRLPDKVMNPEPDYFTAPFSKQRQELFLIHDENTFFSPATRNRIVYYILSRCPYGTSEDKRKFGLKRLLSNGTYNAAFPLHDCQYWKKSPEEKCDNERYTLYSHWARFGKFYKEQPLDLIRKYYGEKIGIYFAWLGFYTEMLFYAAVVGFLCFLYGLVTMDNSNSSKEICDKDIGGQIIMCPLCDQRCEFWRLNSTCEPSQYSHLFDNVATLFFAIFMGIWVTLFLEFWKRRQARLEYEWDLVDFEEEQQQLQLRPEYEAKCTQKKKNPVTQEIELVIKRSPANICGKIFLCWMTIVFWITLIIASMIAVIVYRLAVYAAFASVMENNDTLEPISGLLTPQLATSVTASCLNFIMIMILNFLYERVAIWITDMEIPRTHLEYENRLTMKMFLFQFVNYYSSCFYVAFFKGKFVGFPGEYTYMFSRWRNEECDPAGCLIELTTQLTIVMAGKQIWGNIQEALVPWMMNWWRRRKTTHSPENLYSRWEQDYDMQVFGPLGLFYEYLEMVIQFGFITLFVASFPLAPLLALLNNILEIRVDSWKLTTQFRRPFAAKAHSIGVWQEILNAVAILSVVTNAFIVAFTSDMIPRLVYYYAYSESGDSGYISSSLSVFDISDFNNISMPLENIMNVTFCRYRDYRYPPDHEKRYLHTMQFWHILAAKMAFIIIMEHVVFLVKFFVAWLIPDVPSEVKARVKREKYLTQKILHEYELYKLKQKLSERDHCIAVTKEIIATEGKVQLSAAM, encoded by the exons GGCCTGAGCAGCACAGAAAGTTCCTTTCTCATCACCAACCACCAGAGG AAATGGCGCAAGCACGGCCTCTTCCTGAAGCGTCGTCTACGG ATAGATAAACACCACCAGAGTAAGGACTCCGTCTTCTTCCGCGATGGGGTCCGGAGAATCGATTTTGTGCTCTCCTATCTGGATGAACCACAGATGGAGAAGAAAGCG GAGAGGAGGAAACAGTTTGAATTAAATCTGCAGAAGGCCGGGCTGGAGCTAGAGACTGAGGACAAGAAG GAATCTGAAAATGGAAAAATCTATTTTGTTAAAATCCACGCACCCTGGGAGGTCCTCTCCACCTACGCGGAGGTGCTGAACATTAAGGTGCCCATTAAGGAGAATGACCTGGACGACAAAGCTGGCAACCCTTTGAATTACGTGTTGAAGCTCTTCAGACTGCCGGACAAAGTCATGAACCCGGAGCCGGACTATTTCACCGCCCCATTCAGCAAGCAGCGACAGGAGCTGTTCCTCATCCATGATGAGAACACGTTCTTCTCCCCGGCCACCAGGAACAGGATA GTGTATTACATCCTCTCCCGCTGCCCGTACGGAACATCAGAAGATAAGAGAAAGTTTGGACTGAAGAGGCTACTGAGCAACGGGACTTACAACGCCGCCTTTCCACTCCATGAT TGTCAGTACTGGAAGAAGTCTCCGGAGGAGAAGTGCGACAATGAGCGTTACACCCTGTACAGTCATTGGGCCAGGTTTGGCAAGTTTTACAAAGAGCAGCCTCTGGACCTCATTAG GAAATATTACGGAGAGAAGATCGGAATCTATTTTGCCTGGCTGGGTTTCTACACGGAAATGTTATTTTATGCTGCGGTTGTGGGATTTTTATGCTTCCTTTATGGCTTGGTAACCATGGATAACAGTAACAGTAG TAAAGAAATCTGTGATAAGGACATTGGCGGTCAGATTATCATGTGTCCTTTATGCGATCAGAGATGTGAGTTCTGGAGGCTAAACTCCACCTGTGAACCCTCGCAg TATTCTCATTTGTTTGACAATGTGGCGACGCTTTTCTTTGCAATATTCATGGGAATATGGG TAACTTTGTTCCTGGAGTTTTGGAAGCGGAGACAGGCCAGGCTGGAGTACGAATGGGACTTGGTGGATTTTGAAGAAGAACAGCAACAACTTCAGCTAAGACCGGAATATGAAGCCAAATGTACTCAGAAGAAAAAAAATCCAGTCACTCAG GAGATAGAACTGGTCATAAAGCGAAGTCCTGCAAATATCTGTGGGAAGATATTTCTGTGCTGGATGACTATTGTGTTCTGG atcaccctgatcatagccagcatGATCGCGGTTATAGTGTATCGGCTGGCCGTCTATGCTGCGTTCGCCAGCGTCATGGAGAACAACGACACGCTGGAACCCATCAGCGGATTGCTGACCCCGCAGCTGGCCACCTCAGTGACAGCGTCCTGTCTGAACTTTATCATGATCATGATCCTGAACTTCCTGTATGAACGCGTGGCGATCTGGATTACCGACATGG AAATCCCCAGGACGCACCTGGAGTACGAGAACCGCCTCACCATGAAAATGTTCCTCTTCCAGTTTGTCAACTACTATTCGTCGTGTTTCTACGTGGCGTTCTTCAAGGGCAAGTTTGTGGGTTTCCCCGGAGAATACACCTATATGTTCAGCCGCTGGCGCAATGAGGAG TGCGATCCGGCCGGCTGTCTGATAGAACTCACCACTCAGCTCACTATCGTCATGGCTGGAAAGCAGATCTGGGGGAATATTCAAGAGGCCCTTGTTCC GTGGATGATGAACTGGTGGAGGAGACGGAAAACCACTCACAGCCCAGAGAATTTATACAGCCGCTGGGAGCAGGACTACGACATGCAGGTGTTTGGTCCTCTGGGCCTCTTCTACGAATACCTTGAAATGG TAATTCAGTTTGGGTTCATCACGTTGTTCGTGGCGTCTTTCCCGCTGGCGCCGCTTCTCGCTCTGCTCAACAACATCCTGGAAATCCGCGTTGACTCCTGGAAACTGACCACGCAGTTCAGGCGCCCGTTTGCGGCCAAAGCCCACAGCATCGGGGTGTGGCAGGAGATCCTGAACGCAGTGGCCATTCTGTCCGTGGTGACGAAT GCTTTTATTGTCGCCTTTACTTCCGACATGATCCCCCGCCTGGTGTACTATTACGCCTACTCGGAAAGCGGCGATTCGGGTTACATCAGCAGCAGTCTGTCCGTGTTTGACATCAGTGATTTCAATAACATCAGCATGCCGCTGGAGAATATAATGAATGTTACGTTTTGCAG GTACAGAGACTATCGTTATCCTCCCGACCACGAGAAGAGATACTTACACACCATGCAGTTCTGGCATATACTGGCTGCAAAAATGGCCTTTATAATAATTATGGAG CATGTGGTGTTTCTCGTCAAGTTCTTTGTGGCCTGGCTGATCCCCGACGTCCCGTCCGAAGTGAAGGCCAGAGTCAAACGAGAAAAGTATTTAACACAAAAGATCCTCCACGAGTATGAGCTGTACAAGCTGAAGCAGAAGCTGAGCGAGAGAGACCACTGCATCGCCGTGACCAAAGAAATCATTGCCACGGAGGGGAAGGTTCAGCTCTCCGCGGCCATGTAG
- the ANO5 gene encoding anoctamin-5 isoform X4 has translation MLRSGKKEEETLIEMSAATDGEDLSGPLYEINSNAESEPPCNSEGLSSTESSFLITNHQRKWRKHGLFLKRRLRIDKHHQSKDSVFFRDGVRRIDFVLSYLDEPQMEKKAERRKQFELNLQKAGLELETEDKKESENGKIYFVKIHAPWEVLSTYAEVLNIKVPIKENDLDDKAGNPLNYVLKLFRLPDKVMNPEPDYFTAPFSKQRQELFLIHDENTFFSPATRNRIVYYILSRCPYGTSEDKRKFGLKRLLSNGTYNAAFPLHDCQYWKKSPEEKCDNERYTLYSHWARFGKFYKEQPLDLIRKYYGEKIGIYFAWLGFYTEMLFYAAVVGFLCFLYGLVTMDNSNSSKEICDKDIGGQIIMCPLCDQRCEFWRLNSTCEPSQYSHLFDNVATLFFAIFMGIWVTLFLEFWKRRQARLEYEWDLVDFEEEQQQLQLRPEYEAKCTQKKKNPVTQEIELVIKRSPANICGKIFLCWMTIVFWITLIIASMIAVIVYRLAVYAAFASVMENNDTLEPISGLLTPQLATSVTASCLNFIMIMILNFLYERVAIWITDMEIPRTHLEYENRLTMKMFLFQFVNYYSSCFYVAFFKGKFVGFPGEYTYMFSRWRNEECDPAGCLIELTTQLTIVMAGKQIWGNIQEALVPWMMNWWRRRKTTHSPENLYSRWEQDYDMQVFGPLGLFYEYLEMVIQFGFITLFVASFPLAPLLALLNNILEIRVDSWKLTTQFRRPFAAKAHSIGVWQEILNAVAILSVVTNAFIVAFTSDMIPRLVYYYAYSESGDSGYISSSLSVFDISDFNNISMPLENIMNVTFCRYRDYRYPPDHEKRYLHTMQFWHILAAKMAFIIIMEHVVFLVKFFVAWLIPDVPSEVKARVKREKYLTQKILHEYELYKLKQKLSERDHCIAVTKEIIATEGKVQLSAAM, from the exons GGCCTGAGCAGCACAGAAAGTTCCTTTCTCATCACCAACCACCAGAGG AAATGGCGCAAGCACGGCCTCTTCCTGAAGCGTCGTCTACGG ATAGATAAACACCACCAGAGTAAGGACTCCGTCTTCTTCCGCGATGGGGTCCGGAGAATCGATTTTGTGCTCTCCTATCTGGATGAACCACAGATGGAGAAGAAAGCG GAGAGGAGGAAACAGTTTGAATTAAATCTGCAGAAGGCCGGGCTGGAGCTAGAGACTGAGGACAAGAAG GAATCTGAAAATGGAAAAATCTATTTTGTTAAAATCCACGCACCCTGGGAGGTCCTCTCCACCTACGCGGAGGTGCTGAACATTAAGGTGCCCATTAAGGAGAATGACCTGGACGACAAAGCTGGCAACCCTTTGAATTACGTGTTGAAGCTCTTCAGACTGCCGGACAAAGTCATGAACCCGGAGCCGGACTATTTCACCGCCCCATTCAGCAAGCAGCGACAGGAGCTGTTCCTCATCCATGATGAGAACACGTTCTTCTCCCCGGCCACCAGGAACAGGATA GTGTATTACATCCTCTCCCGCTGCCCGTACGGAACATCAGAAGATAAGAGAAAGTTTGGACTGAAGAGGCTACTGAGCAACGGGACTTACAACGCCGCCTTTCCACTCCATGAT TGTCAGTACTGGAAGAAGTCTCCGGAGGAGAAGTGCGACAATGAGCGTTACACCCTGTACAGTCATTGGGCCAGGTTTGGCAAGTTTTACAAAGAGCAGCCTCTGGACCTCATTAG GAAATATTACGGAGAGAAGATCGGAATCTATTTTGCCTGGCTGGGTTTCTACACGGAAATGTTATTTTATGCTGCGGTTGTGGGATTTTTATGCTTCCTTTATGGCTTGGTAACCATGGATAACAGTAACAGTAG TAAAGAAATCTGTGATAAGGACATTGGCGGTCAGATTATCATGTGTCCTTTATGCGATCAGAGATGTGAGTTCTGGAGGCTAAACTCCACCTGTGAACCCTCGCAg TATTCTCATTTGTTTGACAATGTGGCGACGCTTTTCTTTGCAATATTCATGGGAATATGGG TAACTTTGTTCCTGGAGTTTTGGAAGCGGAGACAGGCCAGGCTGGAGTACGAATGGGACTTGGTGGATTTTGAAGAAGAACAGCAACAACTTCAGCTAAGACCGGAATATGAAGCCAAATGTACTCAGAAGAAAAAAAATCCAGTCACTCAG GAGATAGAACTGGTCATAAAGCGAAGTCCTGCAAATATCTGTGGGAAGATATTTCTGTGCTGGATGACTATTGTGTTCTGG atcaccctgatcatagccagcatGATCGCGGTTATAGTGTATCGGCTGGCCGTCTATGCTGCGTTCGCCAGCGTCATGGAGAACAACGACACGCTGGAACCCATCAGCGGATTGCTGACCCCGCAGCTGGCCACCTCAGTGACAGCGTCCTGTCTGAACTTTATCATGATCATGATCCTGAACTTCCTGTATGAACGCGTGGCGATCTGGATTACCGACATGG AAATCCCCAGGACGCACCTGGAGTACGAGAACCGCCTCACCATGAAAATGTTCCTCTTCCAGTTTGTCAACTACTATTCGTCGTGTTTCTACGTGGCGTTCTTCAAGGGCAAGTTTGTGGGTTTCCCCGGAGAATACACCTATATGTTCAGCCGCTGGCGCAATGAGGAG TGCGATCCGGCCGGCTGTCTGATAGAACTCACCACTCAGCTCACTATCGTCATGGCTGGAAAGCAGATCTGGGGGAATATTCAAGAGGCCCTTGTTCC GTGGATGATGAACTGGTGGAGGAGACGGAAAACCACTCACAGCCCAGAGAATTTATACAGCCGCTGGGAGCAGGACTACGACATGCAGGTGTTTGGTCCTCTGGGCCTCTTCTACGAATACCTTGAAATGG TAATTCAGTTTGGGTTCATCACGTTGTTCGTGGCGTCTTTCCCGCTGGCGCCGCTTCTCGCTCTGCTCAACAACATCCTGGAAATCCGCGTTGACTCCTGGAAACTGACCACGCAGTTCAGGCGCCCGTTTGCGGCCAAAGCCCACAGCATCGGGGTGTGGCAGGAGATCCTGAACGCAGTGGCCATTCTGTCCGTGGTGACGAAT GCTTTTATTGTCGCCTTTACTTCCGACATGATCCCCCGCCTGGTGTACTATTACGCCTACTCGGAAAGCGGCGATTCGGGTTACATCAGCAGCAGTCTGTCCGTGTTTGACATCAGTGATTTCAATAACATCAGCATGCCGCTGGAGAATATAATGAATGTTACGTTTTGCAG GTACAGAGACTATCGTTATCCTCCCGACCACGAGAAGAGATACTTACACACCATGCAGTTCTGGCATATACTGGCTGCAAAAATGGCCTTTATAATAATTATGGAG CATGTGGTGTTTCTCGTCAAGTTCTTTGTGGCCTGGCTGATCCCCGACGTCCCGTCCGAAGTGAAGGCCAGAGTCAAACGAGAAAAGTATTTAACACAAAAGATCCTCCACGAGTATGAGCTGTACAAGCTGAAGCAGAAGCTGAGCGAGAGAGACCACTGCATCGCCGTGACCAAAGAAATCATTGCCACGGAGGGGAAGGTTCAGCTCTCCGCGGCCATGTAG